A portion of the Vulpes vulpes isolate BD-2025 chromosome 5, VulVul3, whole genome shotgun sequence genome contains these proteins:
- the LOC112912181 gene encoding olfactory receptor 4A47-like has product MQKMELRNNVTYFVLLGLTQNPKEQKVLFVIFLLFYILTVVGNLLILVTISLSKTLGSPMYLFLANLSFMDVIYSSSISPRLISDLFFGKNTISFHSCMIQLFTEHLFGGTEIFLLLVMAYDRYVAICKPLHYLVIMRQWVCVVLLVVSWVGGFLHSVIQLSTIYGLPFCGPNVIDHFFCDMYPLLKLVCTDTYVIGLLVVANGGMICTIVFSFLLISYGIILHSLKNLSPEGKWKALQTCGSHITVVVFFFVPCIFMYARPAKTFPIDKSLSVFYTVITPMLNPLIYTLRNSEMTNAMKKLWRRNTISFSR; this is encoded by the coding sequence AACAGAAAGTCCTTTTTGTTATATTCTTGCTCTTCTATATTTTGACTGTGGTGGGCAACTTGCTCATTTTGGTGACTATATCTCTCAGTAAGACCCTGGGCTCACCTATGTACTTGTTTCTTGCTAACTTATCATTTATGGATGTCATTTATTCATCTTCTATATCCCCTAGATTGATTTCAGActtattctttgggaaaaatacCATATCCTTCCATTCTTGTATGATCCAGCTCTTTACAGAGCACCTTTTTGGTGGAacagaaatatttcttctactggtgatggcctatgaccgctatgtggccatctgtaagCCTTTGCATTATTTGGTTATCATGAGGCAATGGGTGTGTGTTGTGCTGCTGGTGGTATCCTGGGTTGGAGGTTTTCTGCATTCAGTAATTCAACTTAGCACTATTTATGGGCTCCCATTCTGTGGCCCCAATGTCATCGATCATTTTTTCTGTGACATGTACCCCTTACTGAAACTGGTCTGTACTGACACATATGTCATTGGGCTGTTAGTTGTAGCCAATGGAGGGATGATCTgcactattgtgttttcattcttgCTCATCTCTTATGGTATCATCTTGCACTCTCTAAAGAACCTTAGTCCAGAGGGGAAGTGGAAAGCCCTCCAGACCTGTGGCTCCCACATCACTGTGGTGGTCTTTTTCTTCGTTCCATGTATTTTCATGTATGCAAGACCTGCTAAGACATTCCCCATTGACAAATCCCTGAGTGTGTTTTATACAGTCATAACCCCAATGCTGAACCCGTTGATCTACACTTTGCGAAATTCTGAGATGACAAATGCTATGAAGAAGCTATGGAGAAGAAATACTATATCTTTCAGTAGATAA